From a single Ischnura elegans chromosome 7, ioIscEleg1.1, whole genome shotgun sequence genomic region:
- the LOC124161921 gene encoding zinc finger protein 330 homolog: MPKKKTGQRKKAEKQKMRQKEIRTAKENRDIAQFPCNTAMECDKCRRKQKNRAFCYFCQSVQRLPVCAHCGKVKCMLKTGDCVVKHAGIFTTGLGMVGAICDFCEAWVCHGRKCLSVHACSCPLQDAVCIECERGVWDHGGRIFRCSFCNSFLCEDDQFEHQASCQVLESESFKCQSCNKLGQYSCLRCKTCYCEDHVRRKGFKYEKNKAIPCPKCGYETAQTKDLSMSTRSHKFGRQGQFAGDDDDEEGGGAWSMGSYSYGGGRNADDDDDDDEDSDSDYEVGSEDDDDDDEDEDDESSNDGDSNTK; encoded by the exons ATGCCGAAGAAAAAGACTGGACAGCGGAAGAAAGccgaaaaacaaaaaatgcgacAGAAAGAGATACGTACAGCCAAGGAAAATAGGGATATAGCGCAGTTTCCTTGCAATACTGCCATG GAGTGTGATAAGTGCAGAAG GAAGCAGAAGAACAGAGCATTCTGCTACTTCTGCCAGAGTGTGCAGCGATTGCCTGTATGTGCTCACTGTGGAAAAGTGAAGTGTATGTTGAAGACAGGCGATTGCGTTGTCAAGCACGCTGGTATTTTTACTACTGGGCTTGGCATGGTG GGTGCCATCTGCGACTTTTGTGAGGCTTGGGTATGCCATGGACGCAAGTGCTTATCCGTACACGCATGTTCCTGCCCTCTGCAAGATGCAGTCTGTATAGAATGTGAGCGTGGAGTTTGGGATCACGGAGGCCGCATATTCCGATGTTCTTTCTGCAATTCCTTTCTCTGTGAGGATGACCAATTTGAGCATCAAGCTTCTTGCCAGGTTCTCGAGTCGGAAAGCTTTAAAT GCCAGTCTTGCAACAAACTGGGTCAGTATTCCTGTCTCCGTTGTAAAACATGCTACTGCGAGGACCATGTGAGGAGGAAAGGCTTCAAGTATGAAAAGAATAAGGCTATCCCTTGTCCGAAGTGTGGTTACGAAACTGCACAGACCAAGGACCTTAGCATGTCGa CTCGTAGTCATAAGTTTGGCCGCCAAGGGCAGTTTGCtggtgatgacgatgatgaagaAGGTGGAGGTGCTTGGAGTATGGGGAGCTACAGCTATGGCGGTGGTAGGAATGCtgatgatgacgacgatgatgatgaag ATTCAGACTCGGATTATGAAGTTGGATCTgaagatgacgatgatgatgatgaagacgaAGATGATGAGAGCAGTAATGATGGTGATAGTAATACAAAATAA